One genomic segment of Flagellimonas marinaquae includes these proteins:
- a CDS encoding four helix bundle protein translates to MYSSFEDLEVYKTTIKFTGQVYDLLKRSPLKEDFAMVDQVRRATISISNNISEGFERETDKELIRFLYFSKGSAGEIRNLFNLMEEVGYFKAEELVDYKKQVINISKQLANYIKYVKKRSNL, encoded by the coding sequence ATGTACAGCTCTTTTGAAGACTTGGAAGTTTACAAAACAACAATAAAGTTTACTGGCCAAGTTTATGATTTATTGAAGAGAAGTCCTTTAAAAGAAGATTTTGCAATGGTTGACCAAGTACGAAGAGCTACCATTTCAATTTCAAACAACATTTCGGAAGGATTTGAAAGGGAAACGGATAAAGAGTTGATAAGGTTCCTTTATTTCTCCAAAGGTTCGGCCGGAGAAATCAGAAATCTTTTTAACTTAATGGAAGAGGTAGGATATTTTAAAGCTGAAGAATTGGTCGATTACAAAAAGCAGGTAATCAACATTTCAAAACAGCTTGCTAATTAT